From the Candida dubliniensis CD36 chromosome 2, complete sequence genome, the window TTTTCTGTTGCATCGGCAATtaaatctaataaatatGCTGTAAAACCTGGTTGTTGCTCAAATGCATGTAATTGCTGTTCACTGTGCTTCCTGATTTGTTGATCAGAAGCTAATGTGCCTGTAAGAGCAGCTAGTAATGTTTGTTTGTCCATTTTCTATTggaaacttttttttgtccGTTTCCCACTTCTATCAATGATATTGAGGGTATAGTAGTTGTTATTAAGGTTCTTACAACTAGTCTCACCAATAATAGTTTGTATGGGAACAAGTTGTTTTTGTAGAAGAAAATTTGTAtgtgaagaaaaaagaaaaaaaaaaattttattttgaaattctgtaataatatattgTGTGCGTGTGTGTACCACGATCATTTTTCCTTGTTTGTCTGAAGTTGATATATAGTCAATACACGACCAGTTAAATTCTTCTGTATAATTTTAGTGTTTTTACTTccctattttttttggttggttttttttttttttttttttctgcgAGACTCCTTCTCATCTACAAATCTCTAAATCATCTCGAGTTGATAGAGTTAAGCTATAACTTTTACCAAAATGTCACCTACAGAAATAAAAGGGTTTTATGTGTTACCTCTTAAGTTAACAGGCACGAAATCAAtacattatatatattttaaaaaacaTGAACTGAAGAGCTCTTCCAATGATAACAGATCATTATTCATTTGCAATTTGCCCATATCCACAGATTTGTCTACtatcaagaaattttttcagAAAATAGCTATAGGATCTACAATAGAACTGTTTATAAACTCACTTTTGACAGATTATCCCGAGGACATATGGATTAACTTAACCAAACTAACATCGGACTTGGATTTGGCTGATGTAGTTGACGAACAAGCAAGCAAGTTGCCCAAAAACTGTGGTATTGTGACATTTATAGATAAGGCCTCTTTCACACTAGCCTTCAACTcgttgaaaaaattgtcaTCTAGCCTTACTGAGTGTGAGTGGCCGATACAACAATTCACATCAAATTACTATTTGAATAAGTATCAAAAGCAAATACTAGACCCAAAAAGCTTAACTGAAGAGGTCTCCCAAGCATTAACAGATTTTGACAAAGCAGAACAACagtcaattgaagaattgcAACTGCAAAGAAATTTggttgatgaagatggtTTCACTTTGGTGGTTGGTAGTCATAGAAAAACCAAGGCAGGTATTTTGGGCAAACAGAAATTAGCATCAACTGTCGGGGTTGTAAAAGCTCAATCAAAGATGAAAAGTAAAGAAAAGCAAGACTTTTATAGATTTCAATTGAGACAACGAAAGAAGGAAGAAATGAATGAGTTGTTGAACAAGTTCAAATTGGATCAAGAAAAGGTCAGAATGAtgaaggaaaagaaaaggttCAGACCATATTAGCATATAATTATATAGAATTTTGTAAGATTATAGTAGTgacaaaaattgaaatgcAAACATCTAGaaatattaaagaaaaactgaatcaacaaaaaaagggTAGGATGGAtggttatttttttttgtttttttttttaatgttacttttttttttttggtttcctATTCTTTAAGTTTCGATATAGCTTGACACATAATGCCACCAACTTTGAACAATGAGCTAGTAAGGAAAATTCATAGagattatattgaaaagaatTTCCCAAGTAGCCATAATAATACTATCAACCCtcaagattttgaaattctttcaacaattcGGTATGATCCTAATCTCTCTCCTATTTCCCCATTGAATTATGATGATATCACACCtcaaaatttcttcttaCTCCCAGAGCATACTAGTAGACTACAGTTCTCgatgaatttttttcatttgttaTATGGGACAACCCCAGATTTCGAAATAACAGAATCTTTTTTATATGAACAATTAGTTCAAGCAATGGagaagttgaagaaatCGGTATTGTGTTCGTACAAAGTTCGGGGTTTGTTCAAATTAGATGGATCAGTGACTTTTGAGATGTATGAAGTTCCTAGTAGGCATAATTTGTTAAGTGGAATCTTTCCTGATTTGGGAACATTTCCTGAAGAActtgaatttttgaat encodes:
- a CDS encoding 4-amino-4-deoxychorismate lyase, putative (In S. cerevisiae: catalyzes the third step in para-aminobenzoic acid biosynthesis.) translates to MPPTLNNELVRKIHRDYIEKNFPSSHNNTINPQDFEILSTIRYDPNLSPISPLNYDDITPQNFFLLPEHTSRLQFSMNFFHLLYGTTPDFEITESFLYEQLVQAMEKLKKSVLCSYKVRGLFKLDGSVTFEMYEVPSRHNLLSGIFPDLGTFPEELEFLNHPDDENGDDVNWNVYINNSPTLISPFTSFKTTKREVYNEARKLLPGTNPGHEEVILFNTQNNVMEGSITNIAVKRESDGKWVTPLLSSGCLCGVARHFLLRKNFIEEDNVTLEQLKPGTKVLLMNGIMGVFGGTIVG
- a CDS encoding ribosomal rna-processing protein, putative (Similar to S. cerevisiae RRP7;~In S. cerevisiae: essential protein involved in rRNA processing and ribosome biogenesis.) translates to MSPTEIKGFYVLPLKLTGTKSIHYIYFKKHESKSSSNDNRSLFICNLPISTDLSTIKKFFQKIAIGSTIESFINSLLTDYPEDIWINLTKLTSDLDLADVVDEQASKLPKNCGIVTFIDKASFTLAFNSLKKLSSSLTECEWPIQQFTSNYYLNKYQKQILDPKSLTEEVSQALTDFDKAEQQSIEELQSQRNLVDEDGFTLVVGSHRKTKAGILGKQKLASTVGVVKAQSKMKSKEKQDFYRFQLRQRKKEEMNELLNKFKLDQEKVRMMKEKKRFRPY